From Nitrospirota bacterium, a single genomic window includes:
- a CDS encoding DUF3015 family protein, which yields MRKGLFAASVVVALIGSQAGVALATGIGDTGPGCGLGKEIWKNESNTDTIGKQLFISTTNNPIIPLQAGGITSGTWGCKNNGKLWTEQKATMFAKVNFESLAQEMAQGQGEHLASLATLMGVPVEHQGDFFALTQERHANLVKAGEDSPVTLVAALNDAIATHPVLSQVVVR from the coding sequence ATGCGCAAGGGACTTTTTGCTGCATCGGTTGTCGTGGCACTCATTGGATCACAGGCCGGCGTGGCGCTGGCTACAGGGATTGGCGACACTGGCCCAGGATGCGGATTAGGAAAAGAGATATGGAAGAATGAGTCGAACACGGACACCATCGGGAAACAGTTGTTCATCTCCACGACCAATAACCCAATAATTCCTTTGCAGGCGGGTGGCATCACCTCAGGTACATGGGGGTGCAAGAACAACGGGAAGCTATGGACGGAGCAAAAGGCCACGATGTTCGCGAAGGTGAACTTTGAGAGTCTGGCGCAAGAGATGGCGCAGGGCCAAGGTGAGCATCTAGCCTCGCTGGCGACTCTCATGGGTGTGCCGGTTGAACATCAGGGTGATTTTTTCGCCCTGACTCAGGAGCGCCATGCTAACCTTGTGAAGGCTGGCGAGGATTCCCCTGTGACATTGGTGGCGGCGCTTAATGATGCGATCGCGACTCATCCCGTTCTTTCCCAGGTTGTTGTCCGCTAA
- a CDS encoding DUF3015 family protein, whose product MKKQIFVLFVVFFICLPVNFTLAASNPDTGPGCGLGKKLWEDWKGQKQIAPQMFMATTNVTGSHSFAVASGTSGCSNDGRIWDSERASLFIGINYASLSEDMARGGGEHLASLATLMHVPLEEQPEFFAMAQERYASLALPGEDDPIMVQQALREAIVVRPVLAESK is encoded by the coding sequence ATGAAGAAACAGATTTTCGTATTGTTCGTTGTGTTTTTCATCTGCTTACCCGTGAACTTCACATTGGCTGCATCCAATCCGGATACTGGCCCTGGCTGTGGGCTTGGCAAGAAGTTGTGGGAGGATTGGAAGGGGCAAAAGCAAATCGCACCACAGATGTTCATGGCTACCACTAATGTGACCGGTAGTCATTCGTTTGCCGTTGCTTCTGGTACATCGGGCTGCAGTAATGACGGCAGAATCTGGGATAGCGAGAGGGCGAGTCTATTCATTGGAATCAATTACGCGAGCCTTTCAGAGGATATGGCTCGTGGGGGTGGCGAGCACCTCGCGTCGCTGGCCACTCTCATGCACGTGCCATTGGAAGAGCAACCTGAGTTTTTCGCGATGGCCCAAGAACGTTATGCTTCGTTGGCTCTGCCGGGAGAAGACGATCCAATTATGGTCCAGCAGGCGCTGCGAGAGGCGATAGTGGTTCGTCCTGTCCTCGCAGAGAGTAAGTAG